A DNA window from Corynebacterium ciconiae DSM 44920 contains the following coding sequences:
- a CDS encoding 4-(cytidine 5'-diphospho)-2-C-methyl-D-erythritol kinase translates to MSFPTTSVRACAKINFFLGVGAARADGFHELTTVFQSLSNHNVVRLSPASGPAQLGEYVASVSASGLAARSVPLDASNLVVAAASRYLAEVAANHPEIQLPVLDIHIHKGIPTAGGMAGGSADAAAVLHALSDYAPLPRQRVLEIAAELGSDVPFSLVGGTQLGTGRGERLVPMLSRGTYHLALGIQKQGLKTPEVFAKLDEMRAAGKTAEPNTDTSALATALVSGKPAAVAAEMHNDLQPAALSLMPALRATLAAGKDAGALCGIVSGSGPTTAFLCDSADAAEVVAEDLRDSGTVFDAFAVHTVPQGIGSIDT, encoded by the coding sequence ATGAGTTTTCCCACCACCTCGGTGCGCGCTTGCGCCAAAATCAACTTCTTCCTCGGGGTGGGTGCTGCCCGCGCGGACGGCTTCCATGAGCTCACCACCGTGTTTCAATCCCTGTCTAATCACAATGTGGTGCGGCTAAGCCCCGCCTCGGGCCCGGCTCAGCTCGGAGAGTATGTGGCGAGTGTGAGCGCCTCAGGTTTGGCGGCGCGTTCGGTGCCGCTTGATGCCAGCAACCTTGTGGTTGCCGCCGCGAGCCGCTACCTCGCGGAGGTGGCCGCAAACCACCCTGAGATCCAGCTGCCGGTGCTCGATATCCATATTCACAAAGGCATTCCTACCGCCGGCGGCATGGCGGGTGGTTCTGCGGACGCGGCCGCCGTGTTGCACGCCTTGAGTGATTACGCCCCGCTGCCTAGGCAGCGGGTGCTCGAGATCGCCGCGGAGTTGGGCTCGGATGTGCCATTTAGCCTGGTGGGTGGAACACAGCTGGGGACCGGCCGCGGCGAGCGGTTGGTGCCGATGCTGAGCCGTGGCACCTATCATCTGGCGCTAGGGATTCAGAAGCAGGGGCTGAAAACCCCAGAGGTGTTTGCCAAGCTCGATGAGATGCGCGCCGCCGGCAAGACCGCTGAGCCAAACACAGACACCTCAGCTCTTGCTACGGCTTTGGTGAGCGGGAAGCCAGCGGCGGTGGCCGCCGAGATGCACAATGATCTGCAGCCGGCGGCGCTATCGCTCATGCCGGCGCTGCGCGCCACATTGGCCGCAGGCAAGGATGCAGGCGCCTTATGCGGTATCGTCTCCGGTTCTGGGCCCACCACGGCGTTTCTCTGCGACAGCGCTGATGCGGCCGAGGTGGTGGCCGAGGATCTGCGCGACTCCGGCACCGTTTTTGACGCCTTCGCCGTGCACACCGTGCCCCAAGGCATCG
- the rsmA gene encoding 16S rRNA (adenine(1518)-N(6)/adenine(1519)-N(6))-dimethyltransferase RsmA has product MTTAPPPHAEDGAASASGTAVQLLGPKEIRELAEKLDVSPTKKLGQNFLHDPNTVRMIIAAADITAADDVIEIGPGLGSLTLGLVEAARSVTAVEIDPRLAGELPATARARAGAAAARLEVHNRNALEFSHEECATKPTVLAANLPYNVSVPVLMHILAEFPSLTRVLVMVQKEVADRLSAQPGSKIYGVPSVKAAYYGSVRRAGVIGKNVFWPAPKIDSGLVRIDCFDRDAMPWQASAAEVFPIVDAAFAQRRKTLRAALAGHFGSGERSEAILRRAGIDPTLRGERLGVQEFVDIAVASREDAGA; this is encoded by the coding sequence ATGACGACCGCACCGCCGCCGCACGCCGAGGATGGCGCCGCTTCAGCTTCCGGCACCGCCGTACAGCTACTGGGGCCGAAGGAGATTCGCGAGCTCGCAGAGAAGCTCGATGTGAGCCCGACGAAGAAGCTGGGCCAAAACTTCCTGCATGATCCCAACACTGTGCGCATGATTATCGCCGCCGCCGATATCACCGCTGCCGACGATGTGATCGAGATCGGCCCTGGGCTCGGCTCGCTCACTCTCGGGCTGGTGGAGGCCGCCCGTTCGGTTACGGCCGTAGAGATCGACCCGCGCCTAGCGGGCGAGTTGCCGGCCACGGCGAGGGCGCGTGCCGGTGCTGCCGCCGCCCGGCTGGAGGTACACAACCGCAACGCCCTTGAGTTCTCCCATGAGGAGTGCGCAACCAAGCCCACCGTGCTGGCAGCGAATCTGCCCTATAACGTCTCGGTGCCGGTGTTGATGCACATTCTGGCGGAGTTCCCCTCGCTCACTCGGGTGCTGGTGATGGTGCAAAAAGAGGTGGCGGATAGGCTCTCGGCACAACCGGGCAGCAAGATCTACGGGGTGCCGAGTGTGAAGGCCGCCTACTATGGCTCGGTGCGCCGCGCCGGGGTGATCGGAAAGAACGTGTTTTGGCCTGCCCCAAAGATCGATTCCGGTTTGGTGCGCATCGACTGCTTCGATCGTGATGCCATGCCGTGGCAGGCGAGCGCCGCGGAGGTCTTTCCGATCGTGGACGCCGCTTTTGCGCAGCGTCGCAAAACCCTTCGCGCCGCACTGGCGGGGCACTTCGGTTCCGGTGAACGCAGCGAGGCGATTCTTCGCCGGGCGGGCATCGATCCCACCCTGCGTGGCGAACGCCTCGGGGTGCAGGAGTTTGTGGATATTGCGGTGGCTAGTCGTGAGGACGCGGGCGCATGA
- a CDS encoding resuscitation-promoting factor — MGIRTKARINRTGSSSTPLRVATGGMLATLLVGGVVSANAVGKNDVTIDFNGETINLATGSATVGAALDEADIPAEDRDLVSPSPESAISDDQTITVRSAKQVAVVIDGEEKTVDSTALTVDELLKELGMVDPSDLISLDGTTVIPRDGLTVDVIKSKIITINDGGAITYSKVAEKTVGDVLKERGITLGEKDEVSPAPNTPVTRGMSIDVKRVEEKEVTDTQPFTADPVYVDDESLEQGAEVVEQEATPGEREITRKVTLVNGKEVASVTIREKELRPSTPATIKRGVKPAAPAVAGGSVWDQIAQCESGGNWSIDTGNGYSGGLQFAPSTWQAYGGGQYAPTAGQATREQQIDVAQRVQAAQGWGAWPACTAKLGIR, encoded by the coding sequence ATGGGAATCCGTACCAAGGCTCGCATCAACCGCACCGGCTCTAGCTCCACTCCGCTGCGCGTCGCCACCGGCGGCATGCTGGCCACCCTGTTGGTCGGTGGTGTGGTCTCGGCCAATGCTGTGGGCAAAAACGATGTGACGATCGACTTCAATGGCGAGACCATCAACCTAGCCACCGGCTCGGCCACCGTGGGTGCTGCGCTCGATGAGGCTGATATTCCGGCCGAGGACCGCGATCTCGTTAGCCCCAGCCCGGAGAGTGCCATCAGTGATGATCAAACCATCACTGTGCGCAGCGCCAAGCAGGTGGCTGTGGTGATTGACGGTGAGGAAAAGACTGTCGATTCCACCGCCCTCACTGTCGATGAGCTGCTTAAAGAGCTCGGCATGGTGGATCCCTCCGATCTGATCTCCTTGGACGGCACCACCGTGATTCCGCGTGACGGGCTCACCGTGGACGTGATTAAGTCCAAGATCATCACCATCAACGATGGCGGTGCCATCACCTACTCCAAGGTGGCGGAAAAGACCGTGGGTGATGTGCTGAAGGAGCGCGGGATCACCCTAGGTGAGAAGGACGAGGTAAGCCCCGCCCCGAACACCCCTGTCACCCGCGGGATGTCCATTGACGTCAAGCGCGTGGAGGAAAAGGAAGTCACCGATACCCAGCCCTTTACCGCCGATCCGGTGTACGTGGATGATGAGAGCCTGGAGCAAGGTGCCGAAGTAGTCGAGCAGGAGGCAACCCCGGGCGAGCGGGAGATCACCCGCAAGGTCACGTTGGTCAACGGCAAGGAGGTGGCCTCTGTGACTATCCGTGAAAAGGAGCTGCGCCCCTCCACTCCGGCCACCATTAAGCGGGGCGTGAAGCCCGCCGCGCCGGCTGTGGCTGGTGGCAGCGTGTGGGACCAGATCGCCCAGTGCGAGTCCGGCGGCAACTGGAGTATCGATACCGGTAATGGCTACTCCGGTGGCCTGCAATTCGCCCCCTCCACGTGGCAGGCCTATGGCGGTGGCCAGTACGCCCCCACCGCAGGGCAGGCCACCCGCGAGCAGCAGATCGACGTGGCCCAGCGGGTTCAGGCCGCTCAGGGCTGGGGCGCATGGCCCGCCTGCACCGCGAAGCTGGGCATCCGCTAA
- a CDS encoding Cof-type HAD-IIB family hydrolase, which translates to MFSPSDIPATLLRDHSIKLVVADMDGTLLGDDHQIPAGLWPLLSRLDRAGITFAPASGRQYATLYEQFNDPAAQVAPRCFIAENGTNVVCDDTTVSTTMIAPDIVREVVGKVGRLAARGHDVGLVVCTPEVAYIDRTDPAFLDQTERYYASMRRVDSVAELSPDNVIKIAIFGFDSVEETIYPHLANFTGVAKVAVSGAHWIDVMSLEADKGHGLRHLCSQLGISPEQTLAFGDYLNDCELLQQAGVAVAMANAHPRIAELADYIAPPNSDQGVLTVLTRLLDGCDYVSS; encoded by the coding sequence ATGTTCTCCCCCAGCGATATCCCCGCCACCCTACTTCGCGACCACTCCATCAAGCTCGTCGTTGCCGATATGGATGGCACTCTCTTGGGTGATGACCACCAGATTCCCGCCGGACTGTGGCCACTTTTGAGCCGCCTGGACCGGGCCGGCATCACCTTCGCCCCTGCCTCCGGCAGGCAATACGCCACCTTGTACGAGCAGTTCAATGACCCCGCGGCACAGGTGGCACCTCGCTGCTTCATTGCGGAAAACGGCACCAATGTGGTCTGCGACGACACCACGGTGTCCACCACCATGATCGCCCCAGATATCGTGCGGGAGGTAGTGGGGAAAGTGGGCCGGCTTGCCGCCCGCGGCCACGATGTGGGCCTCGTTGTCTGCACCCCCGAGGTGGCCTATATCGACCGCACCGATCCCGCCTTTCTTGATCAGACCGAGCGCTACTACGCCTCGATGCGGCGCGTGGACTCGGTGGCAGAGCTCAGCCCAGACAACGTGATCAAGATTGCGATCTTCGGGTTCGACTCCGTCGAGGAGACCATCTACCCGCATCTCGCCAACTTCACCGGGGTGGCAAAGGTGGCCGTCTCTGGTGCGCACTGGATCGACGTGATGTCCCTCGAGGCCGATAAGGGTCACGGGCTGCGCCACTTGTGCTCACAGTTGGGAATATCGCCCGAACAGACGCTCGCTTTCGGCGATTATCTCAACGATTGTGAGCTGCTCCAGCAGGCGGGAGTGGCCGTGGCCATGGCCAATGCGCACCCCCGTATCGCCGAGCTGGCCGATTACATCGCCCCGCCCAACAGCGACCAAGGAGTGCTCACAGTACTCACCCGTCTGCTCGACGGGTGCGACTACGTATCGAGCTGA
- a CDS encoding TatD family hydrolase, translated as MGSKKRPVPTPLAGASGLIDAHTHLTSCPDEPEAVVQRARAAGVDALVTVGDGLEEAEQALEVATQLDRVWAACAIHPTRARELDDSARERLTQLAQNPQCVSIGETGLDTYWIGKQDWCAPLEVQEEALRFHIDLAVESGKALMIHNREADADLMRVLASAPQPETVILHCFSSPLEVAQQAWERGYVLSFAGNVTFKRNDYLREAAAQVPLDQILYETDAPYMTPEPFRGARNEPAFIGHTAACIAHARGMELAEFTAAAAENFRRVYQLDT; from the coding sequence ATGGGATCAAAGAAGCGGCCTGTTCCCACTCCGCTCGCTGGGGCATCGGGGCTTATCGACGCTCACACGCACCTCACCTCCTGCCCAGATGAGCCGGAAGCGGTGGTGCAGCGCGCCCGCGCCGCGGGGGTAGATGCGTTGGTGACCGTGGGCGATGGCCTCGAGGAGGCCGAGCAAGCGCTAGAGGTGGCCACCCAGCTGGATCGGGTGTGGGCGGCGTGCGCCATTCACCCCACCCGTGCCCGAGAACTCGATGACAGCGCCCGTGAGCGGCTGACTCAGCTCGCCCAGAATCCGCAGTGTGTCTCGATCGGGGAGACAGGCCTTGATACGTATTGGATCGGTAAGCAAGACTGGTGCGCTCCGCTTGAGGTGCAGGAAGAAGCCTTGCGTTTCCACATTGATTTAGCGGTGGAGAGCGGCAAGGCGTTGATGATCCACAACCGCGAGGCCGATGCAGATCTCATGCGGGTGCTTGCTAGCGCCCCACAGCCTGAGACCGTGATCTTGCACTGCTTCTCCTCGCCGCTGGAGGTAGCCCAGCAGGCGTGGGAGCGCGGCTATGTGCTGTCTTTTGCCGGCAATGTCACGTTTAAACGCAACGATTATCTGCGCGAGGCAGCAGCCCAAGTGCCCCTTGATCAGATCCTGTACGAGACCGATGCGCCGTACATGACGCCGGAGCCGTTTCGGGGTGCCCGCAATGAGCCAGCGTTCATCGGCCATACCGCCGCGTGCATTGCCCACGCGCGCGGGATGGAGTTGGCGGAATTCACCGCCGCGGCCGCGGAAAACTTCCGTCGGGTGTATCAGCTCGATACGTAG
- the metG gene encoding methionine--tRNA ligase yields the protein MSESVLVSVAWPYANGPRHIGHVAGFGVPSDVFARYQRMRGRTVLMISGTDEHGTPLLVQAEKEGVAVQELADRYNRQIVEDLAGLGLTYDLFTRTTTRNHYATVQELFRGLYDNGYMVKETTQGAISPSTGRTLPDRYIEGTCPICGADGARGDQCDHCGNQLDPADLINPVSKLNGETPEFRETEHFFLDLPALAEALESWLNEREDWRPNVLKFSMNLLKDIRPRAMSRDIDWGVPVPIEGWEDNNAKKLYVWFDAVVGYLSSSIEWAYRSGKPEAWREFWNNPDTRSYYFMGKDNITFHSQIWPAELLGYRGQGSRGGEAGSLGELDLPTEVVSSEYLTMSGSKFSSSKGVVIYVKDFLQEFGPDPLRYFIAVAGPENNDTDFTWDEFVRRVNNELANGWGNLVNRTVSMAYKNFGEIPTPGDLTAADQALLEQAERAFVEVGENLEHSKFKAAISQVMHIVGEANAYIAENEPWKLAKDDTQRERLGTVLWTALQVVSDCNTMLTPFIPHTAQKVHETLGREGEWAATPQVREVADDMPVEPVGVGLPAKDKTYPVIMGDYTQQQATWQRIECVPGTPLSKPKPLVHKLDPALAEEGPSWAPVVS from the coding sequence ATGTCTGAATCTGTGCTCGTCTCAGTTGCTTGGCCCTACGCCAACGGCCCCCGCCACATCGGTCACGTGGCAGGCTTCGGCGTACCGTCCGATGTGTTTGCCCGCTACCAGCGTATGCGTGGCCGCACGGTGTTGATGATCTCTGGGACCGACGAGCACGGCACCCCGCTTCTCGTGCAGGCGGAAAAGGAAGGGGTGGCGGTCCAAGAGCTCGCGGATCGCTACAACCGCCAGATCGTGGAAGATCTCGCCGGGCTGGGTTTGACCTACGATCTATTCACCCGTACCACCACCCGCAATCACTACGCCACGGTGCAGGAGCTTTTCCGCGGGTTGTATGACAACGGCTACATGGTCAAAGAGACCACCCAGGGCGCAATTTCGCCATCCACCGGCCGAACTCTGCCGGATCGCTACATCGAGGGCACCTGCCCGATCTGTGGCGCCGATGGTGCCCGCGGCGATCAATGCGATCACTGCGGTAACCAGCTAGATCCGGCGGATCTGATCAACCCAGTATCCAAGCTCAATGGTGAGACCCCGGAGTTCCGCGAGACCGAGCACTTCTTCCTCGATCTTCCCGCCCTCGCCGAGGCGTTGGAGAGCTGGCTGAACGAGCGCGAGGATTGGCGTCCGAACGTGCTGAAGTTCTCCATGAACCTGCTGAAGGATATTCGCCCACGCGCGATGAGCCGCGACATCGACTGGGGTGTGCCCGTGCCCATTGAGGGCTGGGAGGACAACAACGCCAAAAAGCTTTATGTGTGGTTCGACGCGGTGGTCGGCTACCTGTCCTCGTCTATCGAGTGGGCGTATCGCAGCGGCAAGCCCGAGGCGTGGCGCGAGTTCTGGAACAACCCAGACACCCGCTCCTACTACTTCATGGGCAAGGACAACATCACCTTCCACTCCCAGATCTGGCCGGCGGAGCTGCTGGGCTATCGCGGACAGGGCTCGCGCGGTGGCGAGGCAGGCTCGCTTGGCGAGTTGGATCTTCCCACTGAGGTCGTCTCCTCCGAGTATCTGACGATGTCGGGCTCGAAGTTCTCCTCCTCTAAGGGCGTGGTGATTTACGTCAAGGACTTCCTACAAGAGTTCGGCCCTGATCCGCTGCGCTATTTCATCGCGGTGGCCGGCCCCGAGAACAATGACACCGACTTCACTTGGGACGAGTTTGTGCGCCGAGTGAACAATGAGCTGGCTAATGGCTGGGGCAACTTGGTCAACCGCACCGTGTCCATGGCGTATAAGAACTTCGGCGAAATCCCCACCCCGGGTGATCTCACCGCCGCTGATCAGGCGCTGTTGGAGCAGGCGGAGCGGGCTTTCGTGGAGGTTGGTGAGAACCTGGAGCACTCCAAGTTCAAGGCCGCGATCAGCCAGGTGATGCACATTGTCGGCGAGGCCAATGCCTATATCGCCGAGAACGAGCCATGGAAGCTGGCTAAGGACGACACCCAGCGCGAACGCCTGGGCACGGTGCTGTGGACTGCGCTGCAGGTGGTGTCTGACTGCAACACCATGCTCACCCCCTTCATCCCGCACACCGCCCAGAAGGTGCACGAAACCTTGGGACGTGAGGGTGAGTGGGCCGCCACCCCGCAGGTGCGTGAGGTGGCCGATGACATGCCGGTGGAGCCGGTGGGCGTGGGCCTGCCAGCTAAGGACAAGACCTATCCGGTGATCATGGGTGATTACACCCAGCAGCAGGCCACGTGGCAGCGCATCGAGTGCGTTCCTGGCACGCCGCTGTCCAAGCCGAAGCCGCTGGTGCACAAGCTCGACCCGGCGCTGGCCGAGGAAGGCCCGTCCTGGGCGCCGGTGGTGAGCTAG
- a CDS encoding alpha/beta fold hydrolase: protein MKHTTSTQHLGELTLTSITFTQPLSADPQDERSIDVFARVVTGPGGENKPYLLFLQGGPGVEAPRPCAQPAEPSWLPTALEHYQVVMLDQRGTGNSSPVDERILEGRSAEEVAEYLTHLRADGIVRDAEALRTILGVDTWCTLGQSFGGFSTLHYISTHPESLDTCYFTGGLSAVGRTADEVYTECYRRMRRNSEEFYRRFPQLRETMRDLVEAARAGQIVLPDGEVVSETRLRSLGHCLGSDDGWLKLYQLLQLDPSSSQFAYDLAGLLPYGGRNPLYYVLHESSYADGVVTNWAAQRCMPQEFKDDPTLLLGEHVFKEWSETVPAFQPWAEVAEILAEHEWPSLYDAEALKASGVRGAAAVYANDVFVPLNFSLDTGELLDHVKLYITSEYEHGGLRTSQNGAVLRHLFDLATDRRVR from the coding sequence ATGAAGCACACAACCTCCACTCAGCATCTCGGTGAGCTCACGCTTACCTCCATCACCTTCACCCAGCCGCTCAGCGCGGACCCGCAGGATGAGCGCAGCATCGATGTCTTCGCCCGCGTGGTCACAGGCCCCGGTGGGGAAAACAAGCCCTATCTCCTCTTCCTGCAAGGTGGGCCCGGGGTAGAGGCGCCGCGCCCATGCGCCCAGCCGGCAGAGCCCTCCTGGTTGCCCACAGCCCTAGAGCACTACCAGGTGGTGATGCTCGATCAGCGCGGTACCGGCAACTCCAGCCCTGTGGACGAGCGCATCCTCGAAGGCCGCAGCGCCGAGGAGGTGGCCGAGTATCTTACTCACCTTCGCGCCGACGGCATTGTGCGCGACGCCGAGGCGCTACGCACAATCCTCGGCGTGGACACGTGGTGCACCCTGGGGCAATCCTTCGGCGGGTTCAGCACCCTGCACTACATCTCCACCCACCCGGAATCGCTGGATACCTGCTACTTCACCGGTGGGCTTTCTGCGGTGGGGCGCACAGCCGATGAGGTCTACACCGAGTGCTATCGCCGGATGCGGCGCAACTCCGAGGAGTTTTATCGCCGCTTCCCGCAGCTGCGAGAGACCATGCGCGACCTGGTCGAGGCTGCCCGCGCGGGCCAGATCGTGCTGCCTGATGGCGAGGTGGTCTCGGAGACGCGCCTGCGCTCGCTGGGGCACTGCCTCGGCTCGGATGATGGCTGGTTGAAGCTCTACCAGCTGCTACAGCTCGACCCCAGCTCGAGCCAGTTTGCCTACGATCTCGCAGGGCTTCTGCCTTATGGCGGGCGCAACCCGCTCTACTATGTGCTGCACGAATCCTCCTACGCCGATGGGGTCGTGACCAACTGGGCCGCGCAGCGCTGCATGCCCCAGGAATTCAAGGACGATCCCACGCTGCTGCTCGGCGAGCACGTGTTTAAAGAATGGTCTGAGACCGTCCCCGCTTTTCAACCGTGGGCCGAGGTGGCAGAGATCCTCGCCGAGCACGAGTGGCCTAGTCTCTACGATGCCGAGGCGCTCAAGGCATCCGGTGTTCGCGGCGCGGCTGCGGTGTATGCCAACGACGTCTTCGTTCCCCTCAACTTCTCCCTCGACACAGGCGAGTTGTTGGACCACGTCAAGCTGTACATCACCAGCGAGTACGAGCACGGGGGATTACGCACCAGCCAGAACGGGGCCGTGTTGAGGCACCTGTTCGATCTCGCGACCGACCGCCGGGTGCGTTAA
- a CDS encoding BCCT family transporter, with the protein MSTSDQNDAAASSAADETGGSGADTHAVHASANTATQSDQATSASGSAETSSGTTAADEFASLLDSDADYNYDEAAAEFDDYGAYEDKNAPLSWGIIVPSMAVVIAIVVWGLALPDSFATFADNAFAQVIDKLGWAFVLFGTVFVAFILYVAMSKFGNINLGADGDAPEFSTPSWIAMMFAAGMGIGLMFFGTSEPLTFYRNGVPGHPDHQASSAFASTLFHWTLHPWAIYAIVGLAIAYSTFRLGRKQLLSSAFIPLIGERGANGIIGKLIDILAVIATVFGTAASLGIGALQIKSGLDASGVIEDPQNSTVIMIVLILTLCFIISAMSGVGKGIQYISNANMVMAAVLAIFVFAVGPTVNVLNMLPTSVGSYFSQFFEMAARTANNGNPEAAEWVSGWTIFYWAWWISWSPFVGMFLARISRGRTVREFILGVMLVPTAVSAVWFSIFGGTAITFEQRGQSIWGDGNSQRQLFDLLHQLPGGFIAGFVAMVLLATFFITSADSASTVMGSLSQNGAIEANRYVSAAWGILTAGIGLTLLLIGDGEDSLSNLQNVTIVAASPFLVVIILLMVALYKDLSNDKLYLDHKEQQRWAMKLARERRVYNEWKQAQERRNEVRRKARKMT; encoded by the coding sequence ATGAGCACTTCTGACCAGAATGATGCGGCAGCCAGCTCTGCCGCGGATGAGACCGGAGGATCCGGCGCTGACACCCACGCGGTGCACGCGTCGGCGAACACGGCCACGCAGTCCGATCAGGCCACCAGCGCCTCGGGCAGCGCGGAGACCTCCAGCGGCACCACCGCCGCGGACGAGTTCGCCTCTCTCCTCGACTCCGACGCCGATTACAACTACGACGAAGCCGCCGCCGAGTTTGATGACTACGGCGCCTATGAGGACAAGAATGCCCCGCTCAGCTGGGGCATCATTGTCCCCTCGATGGCTGTGGTGATCGCTATTGTGGTGTGGGGTTTGGCCCTGCCCGATAGCTTCGCCACGTTTGCTGACAACGCCTTCGCCCAGGTGATTGACAAGCTGGGCTGGGCCTTCGTGCTCTTCGGCACGGTATTTGTGGCCTTCATTCTGTATGTGGCCATGAGCAAGTTCGGCAATATTAACCTCGGCGCTGATGGCGATGCGCCCGAGTTTTCCACCCCCAGCTGGATCGCGATGATGTTCGCCGCCGGCATGGGTATCGGCCTGATGTTCTTCGGTACCTCCGAGCCGTTGACCTTCTACCGCAATGGTGTGCCCGGACACCCAGACCACCAGGCTTCTTCGGCCTTTGCCTCCACGCTCTTCCACTGGACGCTGCACCCGTGGGCGATCTACGCGATCGTCGGCTTGGCCATTGCTTATTCCACCTTCCGCCTTGGCCGCAAGCAGCTGCTGTCCTCGGCATTTATTCCGCTGATCGGCGAGCGTGGCGCCAATGGCATTATTGGCAAGCTCATCGATATTCTCGCGGTGATCGCTACCGTCTTCGGTACCGCAGCCTCGCTGGGTATCGGTGCCCTGCAGATTAAATCCGGCCTGGATGCCTCGGGCGTGATTGAAGATCCGCAGAACTCCACCGTGATCATGATCGTGCTGATCCTCACCCTCTGCTTCATCATCTCCGCAATGTCGGGTGTGGGTAAGGGCATCCAATACATCTCCAACGCCAACATGGTGATGGCAGCTGTGCTCGCCATCTTCGTCTTTGCGGTGGGCCCCACCGTGAACGTGCTCAACATGCTGCCCACCTCTGTGGGATCCTACTTCTCCCAGTTCTTCGAGATGGCGGCTCGTACCGCCAACAATGGCAACCCCGAGGCCGCCGAGTGGGTCTCCGGTTGGACCATCTTCTACTGGGCATGGTGGATTTCCTGGAGCCCCTTCGTGGGCATGTTCCTGGCGCGCATCTCCCGCGGCCGCACCGTGCGTGAGTTCATCCTCGGTGTGATGCTCGTTCCCACCGCTGTGTCCGCAGTGTGGTTCTCCATCTTCGGCGGCACCGCCATCACCTTCGAACAGCGCGGCCAGTCCATCTGGGGCGATGGCAATAGCCAGCGTCAGCTCTTCGATCTGCTGCACCAGCTGCCGGGCGGATTCATCGCCGGCTTCGTAGCCATGGTGCTGCTGGCCACCTTCTTCATCACCTCCGCGGACTCCGCCTCCACGGTGATGGGCTCGCTGAGCCAGAACGGCGCCATCGAGGCCAACCGCTATGTTTCCGCAGCATGGGGTATCCTCACCGCCGGCATCGGCTTGACGCTGCTGCTGATTGGTGACGGCGAAGACTCGCTGTCGAACCTGCAGAACGTGACCATCGTGGCCGCCTCGCCCTTCCTCGTGGTGATCATTTTGCTCATGGTTGCCTTGTACAAGGATCTGAGTAATGACAAGCTCTATCTGGATCACAAGGAGCAGCAGCGCTGGGCTATGAAGCTGGCCCGCGAGCGCCGCGTGTACAACGAGTGGAAGCAGGCGCAGGAGCGTCGCAACGAGGTGCGTCGTAAAGCGCGCAAGATGACCTAA
- the rsmI gene encoding 16S rRNA (cytidine(1402)-2'-O)-methyltransferase — MDISSASVPTPPAYREPLPRGVIIAATPLGNIYDASPRLLAALAQADIIAAEDTRRTRSLAAALGVEIRGKVISNFDHNESARVEDLIAAARAYSVLVVTDAGMPSVSDPGFPLVQAAHEAGVPVTCLPGPSAVPTALALSGLPVGRFCFDGFAPRKAGARRSWLESMRSEERAVCFFESPHRIAATLAEAAEILGSSRQAAVCRELTKTFEEIKRGSLGELAEWAAGGVKGEISVVIAGADGTAESSLEDIVERALERVEAGERVKTVTKDLAKEYKVSKNELYDAVIARRG; from the coding sequence ATGGATATCTCCTCTGCGTCCGTTCCCACTCCGCCGGCCTACCGCGAACCCCTGCCCCGTGGGGTGATTATCGCGGCCACGCCGCTGGGCAATATCTACGATGCCTCGCCGCGGCTGCTCGCGGCATTGGCGCAGGCGGACATCATTGCAGCGGAAGATACTCGCCGGACGCGGTCGCTGGCCGCAGCTCTCGGCGTAGAGATCAGGGGCAAGGTGATCTCTAATTTCGACCACAATGAAAGCGCCAGGGTGGAGGATCTCATCGCCGCCGCCCGCGCCTATTCGGTGCTGGTGGTCACCGATGCAGGCATGCCGAGCGTGTCCGATCCAGGCTTTCCGCTCGTGCAGGCCGCCCACGAGGCGGGGGTGCCGGTGACCTGTCTGCCTGGCCCCTCCGCTGTTCCCACCGCCTTGGCACTGTCGGGGCTGCCGGTGGGGCGGTTCTGCTTCGATGGTTTCGCCCCGCGCAAAGCTGGGGCGCGCCGCAGTTGGCTCGAATCGATGCGCAGCGAAGAGCGCGCCGTGTGCTTTTTCGAATCCCCGCACCGCATTGCCGCCACTCTCGCCGAGGCGGCCGAGATTCTCGGCTCCTCACGGCAGGCCGCGGTGTGTCGCGAGCTCACCAAAACCTTCGAAGAGATCAAGCGCGGCAGTCTCGGCGAGCTCGCCGAGTGGGCCGCTGGCGGCGTGAAGGGGGAGATCTCGGTGGTGATCGCTGGTGCAGATGGCACAGCCGAGAGCAGCCTCGAGGATATCGTGGAGCGTGCCCTCGAACGCGTGGAAGCGGGCGAGCGGGTAAAGACGGTGACCAAGGACCTGGCCAAGGAGTACAAGGTCTCTAAAAACGAGCTGTACGACGCCGTGATTGCCCGCCGCGGCTAG